Proteins encoded in a region of the Megalops cyprinoides isolate fMegCyp1 chromosome 3, fMegCyp1.pri, whole genome shotgun sequence genome:
- the wdr73 gene encoding WD repeat-containing protein 73 isoform X2 gives MKTIYTDLHVFELQQPTQVIEWTAEKSICVAGYSTTNKNEILELLLPQKLFARDNQGLCPERDFRVDHGAFTEEPVNCLRHIPGTRCVVTSGAAGSSLQIWQIGDGDSDVIRKTGCIELKNNSNKRCKIGAGLTETACILHGSELRDIQLTELPSGKVLYKAGSDSSDSVSSLQFVSASVFLVCTESGDLCVEDTRVPSSLLHTPAREQGGHRWCMGLKKGPSPSDAASCKVARLSSSCQVIVSDLRDLRHPLCRAHLRVQHSCPSSDFMNVTWAPALNDHLAVSGFDGVVQIYDTTSWRPESVESQPVFVHRGHMMSSGSEVDTDPAVVTTHVWHPWRPRTVLSAATNGSLHVWDWIDKREASC, from the exons ATGAAAACAAT ATATACTGATCTTCACGTATTCGAACTTCAGCAACCAACCCAAGTCATCGAGTGGACTGCAGAAAAAA GTATATGCGTGGCAGGTTACTCAACTACAAATAAGAATGAAATATTGGAGCTCCTTCTCCCACAAAAGCTTTTTGCCAGAGATAACCAG GGTCTTTGTCCTGAAAGAGATTTTCGAGTGGATCATGGTGCTTTCACTGAGGAGCCTGTTAACTGCTTAAGGCACATTCCAGGGACCAG GTGTGTGGTTACCAGTGGAGCTGCTGGCTCCAGCCTGCAGATTTGGCAGATTGGAGATGGGGACAGTG ATGTCATCAGGAAGACAGGGTGCATAGAGCTCAAGAATAACTCGAATAAAAGGTGCAAGATCGGCGCTGGACTAACTGaaactgcatgcattttacatgGCTCTGAACTCCGGGATATCCAGCTAACTGAGCTACCCTCAGGAAAGGTGCTCTACAAAGCAG GGTCAGATTCGTCCGATTCAGTGAGCAGTCTGCAGTTTGTCAGCGCCAGTGTGTTTTTGGTGTGCACGGAAAGCGGTGACCTGTGCGTGGAGGACACACGTGTTCCTTCGTCCCTTCTGCACACCCCAGCTAGAGAGCAGGGAGGACACCGTTGGTGCATGGGGCTAAAGAAAGGTCCCTCCCCATCGGATGCTGCCTCCTGCAAGGTGGCAcggctctcctcctcctgtcagGTTATCGTGTCAGACCTGAGGGATCTGAGGCATCCTTTGTGTCGGGCTCATCTGCGTGTCCAACACAGTTGTCccagcagtgacttcatgaatgTGACATGGGCCCCTGCTCTGAATGATCACCTTGCAGTTTCAG gttttgatGGAGTGGTACAAATCTATGACACCACATCTTGGAGACCAGAATCAGTAGAATCACAGCCAGTGTTTGTGCACAGAGGTCACATGATGTCGTCAGGATCTGAGGTTGACACTGACCCTGCTGTTGTCACAACGCATGTGTGGCATCCGTGGAGACCCCGGACTGTTCTGTCAGCTGCTACCAATGGATCTTTACATGTCTGGGACTGGATTGACAAAAGAGAAGCCAGCTGTTAA
- the neu3.1 gene encoding sialidase-3.1 produces the protein MGNTTSRRCSQRIAMEPKKTTLFKQEQKCGTTYRIPALIYLTDDQAYLAFAEKRSSPCDSDAKILVMRRGTRQNGSIQWSPSQELLSAGLPGHRTMNPCPVYERKSKTLFLFFICVQNKTTEHHQIIMGKNAARLCYISSKDSGLSWSEVTDLTDSVIGKKVRRWATFAVGPGHGIQMESGRLIIPAYVYYVHCKCFCIPLPCSVWPHAFSIYSDDRGETWQLGQIIQRKSCECQMAEIIDHEGRSHLYCNARNTRGHRVEALSETSGVYFDKPRLAPKLVEQQHGCQGSVIGFPVPESPSEDQDGANTDYLRFPYSSDAQTWLLYSHPTNRRRRMDMGVYLNRSPLHTSGWEHPWIVHRGPSGYSDLTQCDGKEHFACLMECGKRSELEEIAFVDFRLSDVMEAIDEKLKTP, from the exons ATGGGCAACACAACATCGAGGAGGTGTTCACAACGAATCGCAATGGAGCCTAAAAAGACAACCCTGTTCAAGCAGGAGCAGAAGTGCGGGACGACGTACAGAATCCCGGCTCTCATCTACCTCACAGATGATCAGGCATACCTAGCTTTTGCGGAAAAGCGCTCTTCCCCCTGTGACAGCGACGCGAAAATCCTGGTGATGCGCAGGGGAACACGCCAGAATGGATCCATTCAg tggtcACCCTCACAGGAACTGCTTTCAGCTGGTCTGCCTGGCCACCGCACAATGAACCCTTGTCCAGTCTATGAAAGGAAGTCCAAaaccctctttctcttcttcatcTGCGTTCAAAACAAGACGACGGAGCACCATCAGATCATAATGGGCAAGAACGCCGCCAGGCTGTGTTACATCTCCAGCAAAGACAGTGGCCTGAGCTGGAGTGAAGTGACGGACCTGACAGACAGCGTGATTGGTAAGAAGGTCAGAAGGTGGGCCACGTTTGCTGTTGGGCCCGGGCATGGCATTCAGATGGAGAGCGGGAGGCTCATCATTCCAGCCTACGTCTACTACGTCCACTGCAAGTGCTTTTGCATTCCTTTGCCCTGCTCTGTTTGGCCGCATGCCTTCTCCATCTACAGCGACGACCGGGGCGAGACATGGCAGCTGGGCCAGATCATTCAGAGGAAGTCCTGCGAGTGCCAAATGGCCGAGATTATCGACCACGAAGGCAGGAGCCACTTGTACTGCAATGCCCGCAACACCCGTGGTCACAGAGTAGAGGCCTTGAGCGAAACCAGTGGAGTGTACTTTGACAAGCCCCGACTGGCCCCAAAGCTGGTGGAACAGCAACACGGCTGCCAAGGTAGCGTGATAGGCTTTCCTGTGCCAGAGTCCCCCTCAGAGGATCAAGACGGCGCCAACACGGATTACTTAAGATTTCCCTACTCCTCAGACGCACAGACCTGGCTGCTATATTCCCACCCCACCAACAGGAGAAGGAGAATGGACATGGGGGTGTACCTCAACAGGTCCCCTTTACACACATCAGGCTGGGAGCACCCCTGGATCGTTCACCGTGGTCCCAGCGGCTACTCTGACCTGACCCAGTGTGACGGGAAAGAGCATTTTGCCTGCCTCATGGAGTGTGGGAAGAGGAGTGAGCTTGAGGAGATCGCCTTCGTGGATTTCCGTCTCAGCGATGTCATGGAAGCGATAGATGAGAAACTGAAGACACCCTAG
- the wdr73 gene encoding WD repeat-containing protein 73 isoform X1, translating into MEETSLEDDIDEWFIESLHIYTDLHVFELQQPTQVIEWTAEKSICVAGYSTTNKNEILELLLPQKLFARDNQGLCPERDFRVDHGAFTEEPVNCLRHIPGTRCVVTSGAAGSSLQIWQIGDGDSDVIRKTGCIELKNNSNKRCKIGAGLTETACILHGSELRDIQLTELPSGKVLYKAGSDSSDSVSSLQFVSASVFLVCTESGDLCVEDTRVPSSLLHTPAREQGGHRWCMGLKKGPSPSDAASCKVARLSSSCQVIVSDLRDLRHPLCRAHLRVQHSCPSSDFMNVTWAPALNDHLAVSGFDGVVQIYDTTSWRPESVESQPVFVHRGHMMSSGSEVDTDPAVVTTHVWHPWRPRTVLSAATNGSLHVWDWIDKREASC; encoded by the exons ATGGAGGAAACTTCACTCGAGGATGATATAGATGAGTGGTTTATCGAGTCATTGCACAT ATATACTGATCTTCACGTATTCGAACTTCAGCAACCAACCCAAGTCATCGAGTGGACTGCAGAAAAAA GTATATGCGTGGCAGGTTACTCAACTACAAATAAGAATGAAATATTGGAGCTCCTTCTCCCACAAAAGCTTTTTGCCAGAGATAACCAG GGTCTTTGTCCTGAAAGAGATTTTCGAGTGGATCATGGTGCTTTCACTGAGGAGCCTGTTAACTGCTTAAGGCACATTCCAGGGACCAG GTGTGTGGTTACCAGTGGAGCTGCTGGCTCCAGCCTGCAGATTTGGCAGATTGGAGATGGGGACAGTG ATGTCATCAGGAAGACAGGGTGCATAGAGCTCAAGAATAACTCGAATAAAAGGTGCAAGATCGGCGCTGGACTAACTGaaactgcatgcattttacatgGCTCTGAACTCCGGGATATCCAGCTAACTGAGCTACCCTCAGGAAAGGTGCTCTACAAAGCAG GGTCAGATTCGTCCGATTCAGTGAGCAGTCTGCAGTTTGTCAGCGCCAGTGTGTTTTTGGTGTGCACGGAAAGCGGTGACCTGTGCGTGGAGGACACACGTGTTCCTTCGTCCCTTCTGCACACCCCAGCTAGAGAGCAGGGAGGACACCGTTGGTGCATGGGGCTAAAGAAAGGTCCCTCCCCATCGGATGCTGCCTCCTGCAAGGTGGCAcggctctcctcctcctgtcagGTTATCGTGTCAGACCTGAGGGATCTGAGGCATCCTTTGTGTCGGGCTCATCTGCGTGTCCAACACAGTTGTCccagcagtgacttcatgaatgTGACATGGGCCCCTGCTCTGAATGATCACCTTGCAGTTTCAG gttttgatGGAGTGGTACAAATCTATGACACCACATCTTGGAGACCAGAATCAGTAGAATCACAGCCAGTGTTTGTGCACAGAGGTCACATGATGTCGTCAGGATCTGAGGTTGACACTGACCCTGCTGTTGTCACAACGCATGTGTGGCATCCGTGGAGACCCCGGACTGTTCTGTCAGCTGCTACCAATGGATCTTTACATGTCTGGGACTGGATTGACAAAAGAGAAGCCAGCTGTTAA